The genomic DNA ACACCTTGCCCATGCGTGAGCCGTTGAACACCTCCCGATGGTTGTGATCAATAAAGGTGACACCATAGATACGTCCCCGCTCATTCTTGCGGAAAACCACATCAATACGCCTTTGCCCGAGCAGTTCCACAAACCGTTTCTGTGAATCCGCCTGCCGCAAGGCACGAACGATGTCCGCCTGTATGGAGGGGGCCCATTTCCCATCTTTGAGAGCTTTCAGATTTATCAGCATCCGCTTTTCCAACTGTTCATTTCCGAAGCGTTTCCCAAATCGGGAACTTTTGAACGGTGGGCTGACAACCTTGCCGGTATCATCCGTGACCGAATATACAATACTGGTATATGGGGTACCGTTGTATTCTCCCCTGACCTGTTTCGCCTCGATGTTGAGCGTGGAAAGCAGCGCATTGTATTCCCCGAAGGTTTGGAAACGGTAGCTTTCCAATACGGCTTTAAGGGTATTACCTACCTGATGGCGGACATCTCCCAAGGAAGCGTCCACCTTTCTTAGTTCCGCTTTTGGATTCCGCTTTTCCGCATCCGCTCCGTTTCGCAGACCGAAATCCACTTCCAGCTCCCGACAGGCGGTCATGGAACGCCGATGCTCGTAGGCATCGCTGATCTTTTTCCCCTGTTCATCCACACAGACACTGACAATATGGATATGGGTATTGTGTGTATCGGCATGTTTGTAGGTGATGTAAGGCTGATTCCCATACCCCATCTTCTGCATATAACGTTCCGCCAGTTCTGCCAGCCGCCCGTCGGTCAGCCGGTCTTCCGGTGCTGGGGAAAGGGAAATGTGCAGGACGGGCTTCTCCGTATTGCGGTTTGCCAGCAGGTAATTCTCAAAAGAGAGCAATGCCAAGCGCATGTCCTCGCTTGGCAATCCGAGCCGGTCGGAAATCATACGGTTACCGGAAAGAATCTCAGCCGTTCCGGCTGCTACCTTCTCGTAGTTATAAGCAAGCGCTCCGTAAAGACTCATGCCATGGCTTATTTTTGCAACCATTTCCGCTCGTATTCCTGGGTTAGCGCCATGACCTTTTTGCAGATGAGCATCAGCTCAAGACTCAATCTTTCCAACTTATAGAGCAATGCCATCGCCCGTTTCTCCCCGAAATTGTTCTTCAAGGCACGGACGACCTGGTTGTAGTTGTTGCCGACAGCCTGGAACTGTTTGTGGAATTCTGTCAGCCTGATGTAATAGTCCATCGTCGCCTTGTCTATTTTCACGACCTTTATCTGTCCCGAGAAGATGGATTTCTTGATGAACAGCGTGAGGTTGCCGGCTCCTGAATCCGCCAGCAACTTTTCAAATCTTGTGTTCTCCTCGGCGTTCAGGCGGAAACTGTACTTGTGGTCCGCCGGATCATTTTTAGGCTTTCTGCCCGTCCTTGTCCCTGTTGTTTTCTCCATACACATGAGATTTTTGGTTTGTACTTTTTTCTCTTCCAGAATCCGCGACTTTGGAGCGGATTCCCCCGCCCCTCTGGGCGGGCAAGTTGGTTCTTGTCGGACAAAAGACTTTTTGTCGGACAAGGACACAACTTGCTCTGTTCGCTTGAACAGAGAATCCTCCTTCGTCGGATTGCTGCGCGACGTTCACGGCGTGCTGTGGTCCGGCGAAGTCAGTTCCTTTCCATTGTCTGATTCCGGTTTTGCAAAATTAGACAGTGATAACCGATTGGTAAACAGCGTTTGATATGACATTTGATGACATCTGACGACATCTGATGTCAGGTAGGGGAAATGTTGGCGGAAGTTTCAAGAATAGCCGCTACTTTTGGCACAGTGCATGAGGGCATACATTGGAACATTGTCCTGTAAGGTGTATTGCTTGCCTGCCACAGGTGGTGCATGACGCGAATGCGGTATCATCCATGTATGCGCAATGCCATATATGCCGCATGGCAGTCCTGCATGACGGGACACATTGCATCCGTGCAATGCAGTATGGGGTACATTGAACTCCATATTGCATGAATGCAATGCACCTTATACGGCAACACCCTCCGGCAACCGGCATTACACTGATGCAATATGGTATGCAATGTATTCATGCAAACAGGCAAGCAATGCGTAATTGCCATATACCAACGGATGCATTGCCGTGTGATGAAACGAAAAAATCCAGACAGATATGAAACAAGTCATACACTCTAAATTCAAGCCTATGAAGAGAGAACCTTTATTTGTCGCTTTGAGCAACCAGAAAGGCGGTGTGGGAAAATCCACGTTCACCGTGTTGCTCGCCAGTTATTTCCATTACCTGAACGGATATAACGTACTTGTGGTGGATTGTGATTATCCACAGCACAGCATCAGTGCCATGCGGGACTGGGAAGTGGGGAACATTGAAAAGAACGTGCATCTGCAAAACCAGCTGGTGGAACAGTTCGGAACAAGCGGCAGGAAAGCCTACAGCATCCTGAACTCCACCCCGGAGGAAGCTAGGGAGACGGCCGGCCGCTTTCTCGAAAAGTCGGATCTGGACTATGACCTTGTCCTTTTTGATCTCCCCGGTACCGTGAATGTGCCCGGTGTCTTCCAGTCCGTGATCAATATGGACTATGTATTCACTCCGATTACACAGGAAAGGATGGTAATGCGGAGCAGCATGTCTTTTGTCCTTGCCATCAGGGAATACATGCACCGGCATGCGGACGTACCCTTGCGTGGCATCCATATGTTCTGGAACCGGATGGACAAACGGGTGTCCAAAGGGCTGTATAACGGCTATACCGAAATTTTCCGCTCTCTGAAACTGCCGGTGCTGGAGACCGTCATTCCCAGTGCGGAACGCTACAACAAAGATTCCGGGATGAAGGGGCCCCTGTTCCGCAGCACCTTGTTCCCTCCATCTCCCTCCGCAGTGAAAGGAAGCGGTCTGGACCTGTTGGTAGCGGAAATAGAAACCGTACTGAAACTTCAATAAAACAATTATGGCTACCAAAAGAAGAACGGATTACCAAGTGGACGAGGAGGCATTGAAACGCATGATGGCAGGAGATGTAACCGCTTTGGAAAAAACGGTTTCTCCGGAAGGGGAATCGGAAACAAAAAGTCAGGCTGGGCCTTCTCAGGAGAAACAGGAGAAGAAAAGCGGCCTTTCCAGACAGCAAATAAAGAAATCACCGGATGGAGTGGCTGATTCAGATGAATACCGGAGACGGTTTCTGAAAGTGAGACTGTCGGGAGCAAGAAGGCAGACCTATGTTAACGATGCATTATACAGGACTGTTGCC from Parabacteroides merdae ATCC 43184 includes the following:
- the mobB gene encoding conjugal transfer protein MobB; the protein is MVAKISHGMSLYGALAYNYEKVAAGTAEILSGNRMISDRLGLPSEDMRLALLSFENYLLANRNTEKPVLHISLSPAPEDRLTDGRLAELAERYMQKMGYGNQPYITYKHADTHNTHIHIVSVCVDEQGKKISDAYEHRRSMTACRELEVDFGLRNGADAEKRNPKAELRKVDASLGDVRHQVGNTLKAVLESYRFQTFGEYNALLSTLNIEAKQVRGEYNGTPYTSIVYSVTDDTGKVVSPPFKSSRFGKRFGNEQLEKRMLINLKALKDGKWAPSIQADIVRALRQADSQKRFVELLGQRRIDVVFRKNERGRIYGVTFIDHNHREVFNGSRMGKVFSANVFNDYFKWLENIPEKERGGHSATELWQHHRHESSSTLELAAGIFSLETNPRDYEEEAFARRMKKKKKTGRKRGI
- a CDS encoding DUF3408 domain-containing protein is translated as MATKRRTDYQVDEEALKRMMAGDVTALEKTVSPEGESETKSQAGPSQEKQEKKSGLSRQQIKKSPDGVADSDEYRRRFLKVRLSGARRQTYVNDALYRTVAKVLPVIAPDMSVPMFLSCVLSDHLERYQDIINEIYNQEATQKPIEWKK
- the mobA gene encoding conjugal transfer protein MobA, producing MEKTTGTRTGRKPKNDPADHKYSFRLNAEENTRFEKLLADSGAGNLTLFIKKSIFSGQIKVVKIDKATMDYYIRLTEFHKQFQAVGNNYNQVVRALKNNFGEKRAMALLYKLERLSLELMLICKKVMALTQEYERKWLQK
- a CDS encoding ParA family protein produces the protein MKQVIHSKFKPMKREPLFVALSNQKGGVGKSTFTVLLASYFHYLNGYNVLVVDCDYPQHSISAMRDWEVGNIEKNVHLQNQLVEQFGTSGRKAYSILNSTPEEARETAGRFLEKSDLDYDLVLFDLPGTVNVPGVFQSVINMDYVFTPITQERMVMRSSMSFVLAIREYMHRHADVPLRGIHMFWNRMDKRVSKGLYNGYTEIFRSLKLPVLETVIPSAERYNKDSGMKGPLFRSTLFPPSPSAVKGSGLDLLVAEIETVLKLQ